In one Agrobacterium tumefaciens genomic region, the following are encoded:
- the rlmB gene encoding 23S rRNA (guanosine(2251)-2'-O)-methyltransferase RlmB: MSKDDPNNKSTRDTHYATLRRAVRDAKRERGEIPTPQQPKRRNRGADDWKPPQLAPDQVHLYGLHTVRAALANPERQLIKLSVTQNALARLDIGEADAQPFPVEMVSPQDIDKVLGPEAIHQGVMLETKPLPVKKLNALQDSPLILVLDQVTDPHNVGAIMRSAVAFNAGAVITTMRHSPTESGVLAKSASGALELIPYIQVTNLADALGELHKLGFFSVGLDSEGPAPIEQTFSGKKIALVLGAEGKGLRQKTRETVSALARLDMPGEIKSLNVSNAAAIALYATQQFLGKASS, from the coding sequence ATGAGCAAAGACGATCCCAACAACAAATCCACCCGCGACACGCATTACGCCACCTTGCGCCGTGCCGTGCGCGATGCCAAACGCGAGCGGGGCGAAATTCCAACCCCGCAGCAGCCGAAGCGCAGGAACCGCGGTGCGGATGACTGGAAGCCACCGCAGCTGGCACCCGATCAGGTCCATCTTTACGGCCTGCATACCGTGCGTGCGGCGCTTGCCAATCCCGAGCGGCAGCTGATCAAGCTGTCCGTCACCCAGAACGCCCTTGCGCGTCTGGATATCGGCGAAGCGGATGCCCAGCCCTTCCCGGTCGAGATGGTTTCGCCGCAGGATATCGACAAGGTACTCGGCCCCGAGGCGATTCATCAGGGCGTGATGCTGGAAACCAAGCCGCTGCCGGTCAAGAAGCTCAACGCCTTGCAGGACAGCCCGCTCATCCTCGTGCTTGATCAGGTGACCGATCCGCATAATGTCGGCGCCATCATGCGCTCGGCAGTCGCCTTTAATGCCGGCGCCGTCATCACCACCATGCGCCACAGCCCGACCGAGTCAGGTGTGCTGGCGAAATCCGCCTCCGGCGCGCTGGAACTCATCCCCTATATCCAGGTCACCAATCTGGCCGATGCGCTGGGCGAATTGCACAAGCTCGGCTTCTTCTCCGTGGGACTGGATTCGGAGGGCCCCGCCCCCATCGAACAGACCTTCAGCGGCAAAAAGATCGCGCTGGTCCTGGGCGCCGAAGGCAAGGGACTGCGCCAGAAGACACGCGAAACCGTCTCTGCGCTCGCCCGTCTCGATATGCCTGGCGAGATCAAATCGCTCAACGTATCGAACGCGGCGGCCATCGCCCTTTACGCAACGCAGCAATTTCTGGGCAAAGCCTCGTCCTGA
- a CDS encoding 4-hydroxy-tetrahydrodipicolinate synthase — MTAKRLLPGGVMTPLVTPFLKGQVDYAAFDHIVEWQIEEGVEGLVVNSLIGEGTTLSAVERRSLISRAVHISRGRIPIIAATGTCSTETTCQRTSEAEQLGADAALIVQPYYNRPGQKGIIQHFERVTTATTIPIVIHNDPYHAGVEIKSETLRLLLRIPAVIGVVDDAWDSSSATIGKDRSVENIAHFIEDESGPFESIARCDGSISAVANICPSAVVFMHRAIRRGDLEPARQVHRQLQLLLKAFAHESQAAVLKSALSCLRGINDGVRLPLTGVDGETAENILLALKSMRRITTSANQSNLIYEAKVARADGWVADNSNDQRSAFSRQ; from the coding sequence ATGACAGCGAAAAGGCTTTTGCCCGGCGGCGTGATGACGCCTCTCGTTACCCCATTCCTTAAAGGACAGGTAGACTACGCAGCCTTCGATCACATCGTGGAATGGCAGATAGAAGAAGGTGTTGAAGGGCTGGTGGTCAATTCCCTGATCGGGGAAGGAACAACGTTGTCAGCCGTGGAGCGCCGGAGCCTGATAAGCCGTGCCGTGCACATTTCCAGAGGACGCATTCCGATCATCGCGGCAACGGGCACCTGCAGTACGGAGACGACATGCCAGAGAACGTCGGAAGCGGAACAACTCGGCGCGGATGCCGCTCTGATTGTGCAGCCATATTACAACCGTCCCGGCCAGAAGGGGATCATACAGCATTTTGAAAGGGTCACGACGGCAACGACGATACCGATTGTCATCCACAACGACCCATATCATGCGGGTGTCGAAATCAAGTCGGAGACACTTCGTCTTCTGCTGCGAATACCCGCCGTCATTGGTGTTGTAGACGACGCCTGGGATTCGTCATCTGCGACCATCGGCAAGGATCGAAGCGTCGAAAACATTGCCCACTTCATAGAAGATGAGAGCGGGCCCTTCGAAAGCATTGCACGTTGCGATGGTTCCATTTCGGCGGTGGCAAACATATGCCCGTCAGCCGTGGTCTTCATGCACCGCGCGATAAGACGCGGCGATCTGGAGCCGGCACGTCAGGTGCATCGGCAGTTGCAATTGCTATTAAAAGCATTTGCGCATGAGAGCCAGGCCGCTGTCCTCAAGTCCGCATTGTCGTGCTTGCGAGGCATCAACGATGGGGTGCGGCTACCGCTGACCGGCGTTGATGGGGAGACGGCAGAAAACATTCTGCTGGCGCTTAAGTCGATGCGGAGAATCACGACCAGCGCCAATCAAAGCAACCTGATCTACGAAGCAAAGGTCGCCCGGGCCGATGGATGGGTGGCTGACAACTCCAACGACCAGCGCTCCGCCTTCTCCCGTCAATAA
- a CDS encoding acyl-CoA thioesterase, which produces MTDLPIKPTGELTLRTLAMPADANPAGDIFGGWVMSQMDLASGIRAAERSRCRVVTAAVKEMAFELPVKIGDTLSIYTDIARVGRTSITLTVEAWAQRSRYDKLEKVTAGTFIMVAMDEHGQPTPIPAAE; this is translated from the coding sequence ATGACCGACCTGCCCATCAAACCGACCGGCGAGCTGACGCTCAGAACGCTCGCCATGCCGGCAGACGCCAATCCGGCCGGTGATATTTTCGGTGGCTGGGTCATGTCCCAGATGGACTTGGCGAGCGGCATCCGCGCGGCGGAGCGTTCGCGCTGTCGCGTCGTTACGGCGGCGGTCAAGGAAATGGCCTTCGAACTGCCGGTGAAGATTGGCGACACGCTCTCCATCTATACCGATATCGCCCGTGTCGGCCGCACCTCCATCACGTTGACCGTGGAAGCCTGGGCCCAGCGGTCGCGTTACGACAAGCTTGAAAAGGTCACCGCCGGCACCTTCATCATGGTGGCGATGGACGAACACGGGCAACCGACGCCCATTCCTGCGGCGGAGTAA